AAGGCCGTGACGAATCTGATCGAGACCGACAAGGCGTTCCGCCGCCAGGTCGAGGAGATCGAAAAAAAGGTGCTCGCCCAATAAATTGGGTACACATACCGTCGGTACAAACAGAGGGTCGTGACAGACAATGTCACGACTTTTTCGTATATTTGGAGTCACCAACCCTCAAACCCATGAAAAAGCCCCTTTCGATCATCACCGCAACCGCGATTCTGGCGGGTTGCAGCCAATCGACAGCCGTAAAATTCACCCTTACGGGCCGCGACCCGGCGTTTACCGACGGAAAATACATGTACATCATCACCTATGCCGGAGGCCCGGAGACCATCATCGACTCGGCGCGAATCGACAACTCGTCCTTCGCAATGAAAGGAAGCTGGCCCTATCCGGTGAGCGCCTTCCTCTATATGGGACGAGGCGCCGACGGAGAACAAATCAGCGACTCGGATTTCATCCTCGAAACCGGCGAGATCCGTGTTGAAAAGCGCAATGAAGACGAATTCATCCTGACCGGAACGCCGCAGAACGAGTTCAGGAACGAACTGCCGCAAAAAGTCGCCGGGTTGAGGCAAAAAGGCCTTTCCCCGCTGCGTACGGCCGAAGCCTGCGACAGTTTATTCCGCGCGGTCGTTCTCGAGAACCGTAACGCCCTGGCGCTATCCCTGCTGGAGAACGAATTACTGACCAATCGTCCCGGACGCGAGCTTCTGCCATTATTGGATTCGTTCCCGGCTGCATTTCAAAAGCATCCCGCCCTGCTCGGACTGCGCAAGACGATCGCCGGGATGCGCGCCGATGTCGGAACATCTTATGCCGACATCACGGGACAGACGCCCGAAGGGGATACCGTTTCACTCGCCGCGACAGTCCGTAAACCGGGCAACCGTTACGTGCTGCTCGACTTCGGCGCCCTCTGGTGCGGGCCTTGCCGGGCGGAGTTCCCGAAC
This Alistipes shahii WAL 8301 DNA region includes the following protein-coding sequences:
- a CDS encoding redoxin domain-containing protein, encoding MKKPLSIITATAILAGCSQSTAVKFTLTGRDPAFTDGKYMYIITYAGGPETIIDSARIDNSSFAMKGSWPYPVSAFLYMGRGADGEQISDSDFILETGEIRVEKRNEDEFILTGTPQNEFRNELPQKVAGLRQKGLSPLRTAEACDSLFRAVVLENRNALALSLLENELLTNRPGRELLPLLDSFPAAFQKHPALLGLRKTIAGMRADVGTSYADITGQTPEGDTVSLAATVRKPGNRYVLLDFGALWCGPCRAEFPNLAALYEKYHSRGFDIFGVSYDANRKRWLECIETYGMRWTQIHQGFGLHPRQTQAWSDYTLGGIPSCFLIDCATEKIIAKQLRGEALAQKLSELLD